The genomic interval aacacaggcccacagtatcgcattcattttttgttttttgcagcggagtttatttatttattacagatacaggtaaggaaaataggttagacttagggctgggattacacaggttacacatgagggtattggccatcgattacaacttattagttccccccccccccaaaaaaaaattgataatgtctaaaaacaaaattattcatcaatacaaaaatcatcatatttgttaatctactaattaataatttaattaaacaatcaatatttttatctaaaattatctatccaatcataaaaaggcttcataTTTTACTTATACattcttcttgccactaaactaatatttagaataaaatatttcttatctgattcttaatttctgatgtcgcatttaagaggaatgtttccagtttgaatggtaatacacacttcaatatctcttgtaacagtttatatatcattttccaatatttctttgctttttcgcatatccaccacatataataaaaagttccctcaattctttacttattcAACATTTGTTTggtgacccagggtacatttttacaattttctctgaaattaaataccatctataaaacattttatataatttctcttttaaaaaataacccttttagttatcttaataccactttaattttcacaatatttgtgttccaagtttgttttcatttacatctaactttgatttaatataattaatggaatactcttcacttctaaaaagaattcggtccattaatatctaccaaaaaaaaattctacttgttgttcagccactttcactttctgtcttagtactttctttgttctctgtcttattggtgttttccttcttgctcctcccaatgctccttcctctttttctttttcttcttaacacTCTTgcatttcttgatccctctcttttcttctttctttttcttcattctgttctttttggatttaaacCAAAAATTCTTCCTTTTCTTGAAACAACGTGCTCTCTggaagttccctcttttttcttccttaaaattattttattttatctcattttttcctctgttttttacagccagaggtatattggcttgatttgatattgataagaatggcattcaaaaattgaaaggatgttagtaaaagccagcccttattaatggatttgttgtgggatttcagaaatgaaatgaagtaacaggtcagaaaattatctgaacaaatgaagcaaataaactcctcccttacaagcatgcaggaacagattacaaataacagacaagaaaaaagaatggatcaaatgtcggatgaaactaaagacATGGagattttgaaatgagacaggagatggaaaaagcaaccgttaTCAGAATtaacggttgctttttccatctcctgtctcatttcaaaaatttgttcagataattttctgagctgttgcttcatttcatttctgaaatcccacaacaaatccattaataagggctggcttttactaacatcctttcaatttttgaatgccattcttatcaatatcaaatcaagccaattgattgtaaaaaacaatttaaaaaaatcaaccaactctcattatcttgttttaccttcttgtaaggctaatttccaatttttatatccaaaaggggtaagtcaatattccacttccagtcaataacaatgtcaaatcagtcaaacaattaaagagtcatccaagtcttattatcttgcatcccttcttgtccaaggtaatccttaatttttaatatccaaaaggggtggatcagtaatccaggtcaataacactgtcaaattaagttagtatgcctttaaatgaccaggcctgaatcaagccttcttgctaggaaagctaaagtaaaagttatttcagcccTTGAAggttagttatttatttcttttccatgcataccatttcagcagggtgatctttaatcttcttatctctctccttttcttgcagtcacccttattacaaaaaagagaaaaatactccagcaagggtttctttaaatccaggttcgctcatttcccctctgggtggctaccagccaacataaataatcttaaagttttctttccctccttccaacctcttgattgcagttctttttatagccttttaatgaactggttactcacagtttaaagcttttttcgctgtcatgttgttgtatctaggccgtgggggggtgTACCCAGCTATCCAAATCTGTCTTCTCCAAATCTTCTCTGAAGATGGCATCCGGTATATGATGATCCTGCATAGAGCAATTTCTGGGGTTTCCTCTGCAACCACGGTCCCTAGAGATCCCCcgagttcaagctctcagccttcatgtcttcttcttagacaatgaagagtccctcattgctgaggtcctctggaaacacatctatttagcagttccccccagAGTCCTCCGAGattccctgctactgcactgagtgttaactccacccccccccccacagtatcgcattcagtgggcaacttatggagggtaaattaatactctgtgcaatggttgaagtggtcaagatactacttacggaggtggtcaatatagagaggttggtatcccatagtgtatatgcagtgtctgtccatactgtgaaaattaggtcaacaaggaggtggtcaatatagagaggtggtcagctTTGAAGGTTCTACTGTATTGCATATTTGCATCTatcacttttagctaattagttcctaaatgaggaaaaagtgcttatttgtggtTATTActtgcttaattatgtcacttcctgctaaatgacatcacttctagccctcagcagacaccatgaatgtgatttggcccactgtatggaaCACATTTGATACCCCTGCTCACTAGAGCAATGTCTGCAGAAGATTTCTTGTATGCAAACCATCCTGTTGCAATTTAATTACCACTGGAGTGGGATGTGATATTCCAATGTATTTCCTTACAAAAGCACTCACATATCACAGTCTGTGCCCATCTCTTGAGATAAGCACTAAATTCAAGATTATGAGTCCTCAACTATGTGAATTGCTTCCTGCGTAATAGGTTAGTTGAGATAAATCAGCTTTCCTTTCTAGTTGTCCTAAAAATACATCCTGCCTTTTGTTTGGCCAATTGGGTTAAATCTCATAAActataaagcaaaaataaattggCAGCCCTACTCCTTTTATGCTTTGCAATTGCACATTTTCAGATTGTTTCATAAACTCTTCTTCCACATGAAATCTGATATAATTTGGACAGCAAAAAGACAAGCAAATCAGCAAGGTGACACAAACATTAAACAAAACCCTGATGGTTAATTTCCTCTTGAACTACATGCATGGTCACTGAAGTTCTTTAGTAATGAACTCAGTCTGAGATTGCACTCTTAATCACTATAGTCCACTTGATAAAATGAGTATTCAGTAGAGACATTCATAGATGTAAGGGTTTAGGAAATATTTTACAAATCTGCAAAGGCAGTGATACAGAAATAGACTTGagttcttcctttaaaaaaacaaaacacacaagtgATGAGATCTCCTTTGTAAGCTGCTGAAATGGTCACCTTTCATGAATAGGTACAGGGTGTAGTACTAGCAAAATCAGTCAAGCACCCTACAGTGTATTTGGCTAGGATATGATCCAAGAACTCCTTATATTGGTTTCTTGGAGTTTCTGTGTTACACTGAGAATACCTTGTAGCATATTCTAATGACTGCTATTATTGGCTGCACCAATTGTATTTCCTAGGTCCCCTCACAACGTCTTTGCAACTGTAATTCATTCGTTATGTGTTGGAAGTAGTAGGAGTGCTTTGGAGGTAAGAATACTGCATGAGGTGAGGATTCTCAGTGGTAAAGCTCTGTTTTTGAAACACCCTTTCTCCAAAAGATCCATTAGATACCCACTATTGTCTTATtaatcactaagggcgcaatactaacctgcgctggaacaggcaagccaggaggcttgcgctgtatccagcgcaggattgtggccagaagcgtctcagccagaggtaaggggaaacgtttccccttacccctgggtaagggctgctggccacaatgggtctccttggacttgccccacctctggaggtagcacaagtccaaggagagcggggcagcttgaagccgctccattctcctcaggaatgggggttgggatccggcataactgccagatcccagcccagcctgcCACTCCCTGgccgcctgcccccagggtcacccatcacccgccctccctccgcccaggaacacgtcccccacacctaccttttccgcttgtgtcagcgcagatgggccaacacaagtggctgaggggaagccagtgtggaggcctatgtaagcctctgcaggccggcggttctcggagcaccagcctggcttccccttgaggaggtgcaaacgtgctttacgtcCCTTGGGTCAGCctaactgcaagttaggattgcaccctaaggctttTAGTTGGCTCTGTTctactatattattattttattaattttactgCACGTTTTTCTATCGATTAACAGTTAGTACTTGCTTTATCCGTGATAATTActtattatattttattgttcTAATTTTTATTGGTAAGTAACATGGTCATTTTCATACTGCCCGTCACTTTGTGGAATTCAAGGAAAGCAACTCACAAATCTTTAAATGTAATCGTAACTTGCATATTAACAGTTTTTCTTTCAAGGCAATTTTCTCCCCAAGGCATGGCAAGTGCATTTAATTGCTAACTTGATGCAAACAATCCATAGAACCATTTCATAACTCCCAACTCACAAAATCCCACTTGTGTAAAAAATTGGGGGACTCTAGATGGTCCTTCAAAGGTGTCCAAGCCTTACCTGAGCAGTGAAGAAAGCTGGAGTCAGAGATCCCGAAGGGAGTGCAGGGCTGTTGAGGGCAATAGAGCCCAGGTCGCTGCTTGAGAGCACCATGGGAGGTGCTGAGATCTCTAAGCCTTTGGGTTTCTTAGCTTTcgggggaagagaaggagattTGGCCTTGGATCCTGAAGAGAGGTTCAGTGGCTCAAGAGAATCAGAGTCCTGGCAACTGGACTCCAGAAAGAGGcttttgtgttctgagggaagtgGGGAGTTGGGAGACAGAGAAGGTGACCGGGAAGAAGATGGTGAAGTTGAGGAGGTGCTGGTTGTATTAGGCAACATTAAAGATGATATTTTGGCAGAGACAGAGGATGCTAAaaaagcagaagcagctgctgcctCAGAAGTTGAGGGCAGAGACACAATGGGCCTCATGGCTTGCTTGTCTGTTTTGTTTGTCACAAATCTGATAACAGTCCGGACTTCTTCCAGAGGGGTGTTCCCTTCCAATTTCTCCTCCAGCTTTTCTGTTTTAATCTGTTTCAGAGTATCTGGCTGGTTTTGCAGGGAGTTGATGGTGAAAGAGGAATACAGCCCCGAATGGATATACTCATTACGGCTTGTGCTTTTCAGGGCTGACAAGCTATGCTTGTGTGACTCTCTGCCCTCCAGAGGAATCTTGTAGTCGCTGTCCTGCAGCAAAAGGCTCTCTCTGCTAATTTCCACAGCATGGGGATCCATCTTTAAAATCTCAGGAAATGACACAAATTTGTACACAAACTTCTGTCCAATCACCTTCTTGATGATATTCTGCATAAAATACAAAAACCAGGCATAATGAAAACAGTGGTTTGGTGTGACAGGAGTATCATACGTAATATGGTAGGCAACTCGGTCATTTTCCatattttcttcttccatttcttccctttgCGCTGTCACTTCTTTCTTGCCCTTATAACCCGTTTACCCAAAGTTCTCCCTACAGATCAGGACAGGGAGGAATATCTGACTGAGCAAAACAGCACAGGCTCACAACCCCCTGTCAAATGCCTCAGTTTCATAAAaacaataagattttttttttaatggcagtaaAGAAACAAAGGCTCTAATTGCCCAACTAGAGatatggaaaaaaaattcattaaaacATGCTTTTTTGCATCTTGAAGTTGGAAGGGAAAATTGAAAATTTGGGAggaaatgtttaaaaacaaactgaTGACATTTTCTCGTTCAGAATGTGGagtgaaatgttttttaaagcagcattcactggtgttcctggggggagcaaagcactaagttttgcaaggcacTTCAGGGTATCCTGTAAGATGCCCCTTCCCTTGCCTTTCTGAGCAGCGAGAGCAACGTGGAGGCATTTTCTTCGCGTGGCTCTCGCCACTTGGAATGGTTCCaatagcaagggggaggggcagctacACAGCACATAGAGGTGcctggcaaaacttagtgctttgccccccctctggcaaTGCCACCGGcagcattttaaaatgaatgttaTTACATAGTAATTTTGTTACAATTCATGCTGCTTCAGTAGCGATATAATAGTAAAAGGAAGCAATGTTAGTGAAGATGCCTTTGTTGTCATGTTTCACTGGGAGGTTTTTCTCCTCCAACTATAAAAACTGTAAAAATGGGAAGTTCCATATCCCTCCATTTTGGCACAGGGGCACTGTTCACTGCACAAACGCACGACAAAAATTACCTTGTCGTAGTAGTATCTCAGCGCCCTGCTCAGTTTGTCATAATTcatgttggttttattttttctgagTCCCCACAGTTTAGCCACCTCTTCTGCTTTAAGGAGCTTGAATTCACCATCGTTGGATGTCCAGCAAATCAGGTGCTCGTGTTTCTGATCTAGAAGTAATTGCAACAGGAACTGCCACAATGTGATTGCACTCTCCATTCCTACAAtggataaaacaaaacaaaagagtaGTGGTGGAGGAAGAGTGTGATCGGTACATTGCCTGGGCCCATTTTTTGGATGAAAGTACCATCTTCTCACTGTAAAATTATTCAGGAAAGTGTCTTGTTTCTCTTAATTCTGATAACCCCATACTGTAAATGTCCTAGATAAGAGTCTAGCTTCCCTTTCTTTGAAGAGATCTAACTCTTATACTTATCAAACTGACCTTTTCATCAAATATCAAACAACCAAGGTTTTTCTACTCAATTGCTGTTTTAACCCATCTCACAAATATCCTTCAATTGCTAACAAAATAATATTTAACTCTTTAATACACAACTGGGAGCTAAGCTACCACACATATTATGAACCATACAAACGAAGGTAAATACAAACCTTATTTTAATTGTATTGCATGTCCAGGTTCTGTTCAGCACACCtgtaacccacttctgcccagcctacaggtgtattcatttgatccctgttgagtatacacaaaacattgggcagaaatggctttaaatttACAGGTGTTGGTTCTATGTAAATCTAATAATGAAGGCAGAATAAAGCATGATGATGATTCGTTGAAAAATTTCAGAGTCGTTTCTATGAAATGTTTATATAGACCTGAATGCATTGGGGGTGTAAAATCAAAGAGTGGCTTCTAGAACCAATGGGTGGTAACTGCTAGTACTTTTCCTTCTAGTTATTCTCCCCTTCCACAACAGCCCTTCTCCTGTTGCATCCCATGTTTTAAACCAAGGGTCACCTTTGACCTTCAGCAATGACTTTGGGGGGGCTTGGGGGCTTCAGTAGGAAGGAGTGGGTTGGGAAGGTGGCTTGGGATCATGCAGTTTCCACAAGCACAACACCTTGGATGCCACCCAATTCATTTAAGTAGGCTCAACTCCTGCTGGGTTGCTGCCATTAGCTTTATAGTCTCTCTCGAAGTTTATCTCCTGTTTTACACTTGTGTTTATTATCATCATTGGGACAATGCCCTGAACACGCACGAATCGCAGTGCTCATCTTCAAGGCACTTTTCACATAACTCTGGGCaaagagctttttaaaaatgtttttaaataaggtTTATGATAGTTACATCCAATGGTTAGATACATTATAGATAAGCTTGGCTTCAGTAGATCAGTGTTATATCTTGCTATGTGCTGCAGTATTGTATACAAATTCCCTTGCTATTGTTTTGTGAATGGATGATGGAACTGCCCGACTTAGATTACCACTCTCACCCAACAAAATTAACAGCAACAGCAAAACGCAACAAAAATAACGTATATTAGTTCTACCATAgatgtagattttaaaaaaaattctgattctTGCCCtttacttcttaaaaaaaaatgcatcacaGTTGCAAAACACAGGAACACAAAGATAAGTTCTATTATTTATAAGTAAATGACTTCAGAATGGCCGAGGCAACATGataacacaagccaacacacattttgcttccttaaatgttacaccaattcctgggtatatttggggtgccaattccaaaaatggcatccgttttgctctatcacgtttagttttggagacatggcatagcctctttagtgaatggttcaagcggcttcctcatgaggaagcctacaccatggcctcctcatgaggaagctgcttg from Tiliqua scincoides isolate rTilSci1 chromosome 7, rTilSci1.hap2, whole genome shotgun sequence carries:
- the ELK3 gene encoding ETS domain-containing protein Elk-3, translated to MESAITLWQFLLQLLLDQKHEHLICWTSNDGEFKLLKAEEVAKLWGLRKNKTNMNYDKLSRALRYYYDKNIIKKVIGQKFVYKFVSFPEILKMDPHAVEISRESLLLQDSDYKIPLEGRESHKHSLSALKSTSRNEYIHSGLYSSFTINSLQNQPDTLKQIKTEKLEEKLEGNTPLEEVRTVIRFVTNKTDKQAMRPIVSLPSTSEAAAASAFLASSVSAKISSLMLPNTTSTSSTSPSSSRSPSLSPNSPLPSEHKSLFLESSCQDSDSLEPLNLSSGSKAKSPSLPPKAKKPKGLEISAPPMVLSSSDLGSIALNSPALPSGSLTPAFFTAQTPNGLLLTPSPLLSSIHFWSSLSPVAPLSPARLQGPNTLFQFPTLLNGRIPVPIPSLDGASSPVLLSPNAHKS